A single Paraburkholderia sp. D15 DNA region contains:
- a CDS encoding ABC transporter ATP-binding protein, producing the protein MSELRIRGLQKSFDGQPVLHGIDLSVERGTLLALLGPSGSGKTTLLRLLCGFERADGGSVEIDGRSVVGDNLHVPSEQRRIGYVPQEGALFPHLSVADNIVFGLPRTQRRARHRVAELLELVGLPAEFATRAPQQLSGGQQQRVALARALAPAPTLVMLDEPFSSLDAALRLETRQAVASALVATGATAVLVTHDQSEALSLGHEVAVLWNGRLIQTDTPQTLYRRPVTRELASFVGEAVLLPGTVTQDRVNCELGDLPLSTPIGQGAVDVMLRPEQIRLFRDEDRLLNDTKAYDAIVTSVIFQGQDAGVALQMQSGTGTVVRARVPGYLSPQPGERVRLSVDGEVTAYPRG; encoded by the coding sequence ATGAGCGAACTTCGTATCCGCGGACTGCAAAAATCGTTCGACGGCCAACCCGTGCTGCACGGCATCGATCTCTCGGTCGAGCGCGGCACCCTGCTCGCGCTGCTCGGGCCTTCGGGCAGCGGCAAGACCACACTGCTGCGTCTGCTGTGCGGCTTCGAACGCGCGGATGGCGGTAGCGTCGAGATCGACGGCCGCAGCGTGGTCGGCGACAACCTGCACGTGCCGTCCGAACAGCGCCGCATCGGCTATGTGCCGCAGGAAGGCGCGCTGTTTCCGCATCTGTCGGTGGCGGACAACATCGTGTTCGGTCTGCCGCGCACGCAACGGCGCGCCCGGCATCGGGTGGCGGAATTGCTGGAGCTGGTCGGCTTGCCGGCCGAGTTCGCCACGCGCGCGCCGCAGCAGTTGTCGGGCGGCCAGCAGCAGCGCGTCGCGCTGGCGCGGGCGCTCGCGCCAGCGCCCACGCTGGTGATGCTCGACGAACCGTTTTCATCGCTCGATGCCGCGTTGCGGCTCGAAACGCGGCAAGCGGTGGCCAGCGCGCTGGTCGCGACCGGCGCGACCGCGGTGCTGGTCACGCACGATCAATCCGAGGCCTTGTCGCTCGGTCATGAGGTCGCGGTGCTGTGGAACGGCCGGCTGATCCAGACCGACACGCCGCAGACCTTGTACCGGCGGCCGGTGACGCGCGAGCTGGCCTCGTTCGTCGGCGAGGCGGTGTTGCTGCCGGGCACGGTCACGCAGGACCGCGTGAATTGCGAGCTGGGCGATCTGCCGCTGTCCACGCCGATCGGCCAGGGCGCCGTCGACGTGATGCTGCGGCCCGAACAGATCCGCCTGTTCCGCGACGAAGACCGGTTGCTCAACGACACGAAGGCGTACGACGCGATCGTCACCAGCGTGATCTTCCAGGGGCAGGACGCGGGCGTCGCCTTGCAGATGCAGTCCGGTACGGGCACCGTGGTGCGCGCGCGCGTGCCGGGTTATCTGTCGCCGCAGCCGGGCGAACGCGTGCGGCTCTCGGTGGACGGCGAAGTGACGGCTTATCCGCGCGGCTGA
- a CDS encoding LysR family transcriptional regulator encodes MHPEFDVDLLRSFVAVVETGSFTKAAATVHRSQAAVSMQIKRLETMLGTTLFARNTRNLSLTRPGNTLLEYARRVLALHEEAWSAIVRPEVTGRVVLGAPDDYVSSLLSPVLRRFSNLYPHVEIEIVCAQSTSLAPMLADNKIDLAFVTRDRKLRGEFVRSEPMVWVGASEDTPVLAASPLPVGLYEPGCVARQHTLAALDGARIRYRAAFSSASLMGLVATVDAGLSVVALTRCSVPSRLAILGEAQGLPKIAPLEIVVARSAKSDRPTCDYLAAQMMQDLSVRPQPQSQAQFQPRG; translated from the coding sequence ATGCACCCCGAGTTCGACGTCGATTTACTGCGCAGCTTCGTCGCGGTGGTGGAAACGGGCAGCTTCACGAAGGCGGCGGCGACCGTGCATCGTTCGCAGGCGGCGGTCAGCATGCAGATCAAGCGGCTCGAAACCATGCTCGGCACCACGCTGTTCGCGCGCAACACGCGCAACCTGTCGCTGACGCGCCCCGGCAATACGCTGCTCGAATACGCGCGCCGCGTGCTGGCCTTGCACGAGGAAGCGTGGTCGGCGATCGTGCGGCCGGAAGTGACCGGGCGCGTGGTGCTCGGCGCGCCGGACGACTATGTGTCGTCGTTGCTCTCGCCGGTGTTGCGGCGCTTTTCGAATCTGTATCCGCATGTGGAGATCGAGATCGTCTGCGCGCAGAGCACGTCGCTCGCGCCGATGCTGGCGGACAACAAGATCGATCTCGCGTTCGTCACGCGCGACCGCAAACTGCGCGGCGAATTCGTGCGCAGCGAGCCGATGGTGTGGGTGGGGGCGTCGGAGGATACGCCGGTGCTGGCGGCCTCGCCGCTGCCGGTGGGCTTGTACGAGCCGGGCTGCGTCGCGCGTCAGCACACGCTCGCCGCGCTCGATGGCGCGCGCATCCGCTATCGGGCCGCGTTCAGCAGCGCGAGTCTGATGGGGCTGGTGGCGACGGTGGATGCGGGCTTATCAGTGGTCGCGCTGACCCGTTGCAGCGTGCCGTCGCGGCTCGCGATTCTCGGCGAAGCGCAGGGCTTGCCGAAGATCGCGCCGCTGGAGATCGTGGTGGCGCGCAGCGCGAAATCGGACCGGCCGACCTGCGATTATCTGGCCGCGCAGATGATGCAGGATCTGTCGGTGCGGCCGCAGCCGCAGTCTCAAGCGCAATTTCAGCCGCGCGGATAA
- a CDS encoding iron ABC transporter permease has translation MSEALSAGPPAVTTRTARRRLRAPRGLFAAAALSALLVLLPIAFTFWRAASFGASEAVDLIFRPLVGELLVNTVLITVATTLASAVIGTAAAWFVERTHLPGRRLWAVLTAAPLAMPAFITSYAWVSLSQDLQDFNGALLVLTCAYFPLVYLPVAAALRGMDPALEESARALGCNRWTSFVRVVLPQLRPALLGGMLLVALGVLSEFGAFTLLRFHTFTTQIYAEFRTSFDGGGASLLACLLIVICLVVLAFEFRVRGAARYERVDRGTRRAVLRYDLGTWRWIVVAGFALLTVTTLGVPLGMIGYWLTQPGAAAVTPADVSPELLFNATLSSLGFGLAAAALTTLLVIPLAFLLVRYPGRFATLFERTVFLAQGVPGLVIALAIVSLAVHALQPLYQSATLLVVAYAMLFMPLALVSVRAAFLQAQPRLEETARALGLSWTQTLFRVVLPLAGPGLGAAAAMVFISVVTELNATLLLSPLDTQTLATQVWADTSTMAFAAAAPYAALLTGISLFASGLLFALLGRSALLGERG, from the coding sequence ATGAGCGAAGCCTTGTCAGCCGGGCCACCGGCTGTAACGACCCGCACGGCGCGCAGACGATTGCGCGCGCCGCGCGGTTTGTTCGCGGCAGCAGCACTCAGCGCTTTGCTGGTGCTGCTGCCGATTGCGTTTACGTTCTGGCGTGCGGCGAGCTTCGGCGCGAGTGAGGCGGTCGATCTGATCTTCCGTCCGCTGGTCGGCGAACTGCTGGTCAACACGGTGCTGATCACGGTCGCGACCACGCTGGCCTCGGCGGTGATCGGCACGGCGGCCGCGTGGTTCGTCGAGCGCACCCATCTGCCGGGGCGCCGGCTGTGGGCCGTGCTGACCGCTGCACCGCTCGCGATGCCGGCCTTCATCACGAGCTATGCGTGGGTGTCGTTGAGCCAGGATCTGCAGGACTTCAACGGCGCGCTGCTGGTGCTGACCTGCGCGTATTTCCCGCTCGTCTATCTGCCGGTGGCCGCCGCGTTGCGCGGCATGGACCCGGCGCTCGAGGAAAGCGCCCGCGCGCTCGGCTGCAACCGCTGGACCAGCTTCGTGCGCGTGGTGCTGCCGCAATTGCGGCCGGCGCTGCTCGGCGGCATGCTGCTGGTCGCGCTCGGCGTGCTGTCCGAATTCGGCGCATTCACGCTGCTGCGCTTTCACACCTTCACCACGCAGATCTACGCGGAATTCCGTACCAGTTTCGATGGCGGCGGCGCGTCGCTGCTCGCCTGTCTGCTGATCGTGATCTGCCTCGTCGTACTCGCGTTCGAGTTTCGCGTGCGCGGCGCGGCGCGTTACGAGCGCGTCGATCGCGGCACCCGGCGCGCCGTGTTGCGCTACGACCTCGGCACGTGGCGCTGGATCGTCGTGGCCGGCTTCGCGCTGCTGACGGTGACCACGCTAGGCGTGCCGCTCGGCATGATCGGCTACTGGCTCACGCAGCCGGGCGCGGCCGCCGTCACGCCGGCCGACGTGTCGCCCGAACTGCTGTTCAACGCGACCCTGTCGTCGCTCGGTTTCGGCCTCGCCGCCGCCGCGCTGACCACCCTGCTGGTGATTCCGCTCGCGTTCCTGCTGGTGCGCTATCCGGGCCGTTTCGCGACGCTGTTCGAGCGCACCGTGTTTCTCGCGCAGGGCGTGCCGGGTCTGGTGATCGCGCTGGCGATCGTGTCGCTCGCGGTGCATGCGCTGCAACCGCTGTATCAGAGCGCGACGCTGCTGGTGGTCGCGTACGCGATGCTGTTCATGCCGCTCGCGCTGGTCAGCGTGCGCGCCGCCTTCCTCCAGGCGCAGCCGCGCCTCGAGGAAACCGCGCGGGCGCTCGGCCTGAGCTGGACGCAAACGCTGTTTCGCGTGGTGTTGCCGCTCGCGGGTCCAGGGCTCGGCGCCGCCGCCGCGATGGTGTTCATCTCGGTCGTCACCGAACTGAACGCGACGCTGCTGCTCTCGCCGCTCGACACGCAGACGCTCGCCACCCAGGTCTGGGCCGACACCTCGACGATGGCGTTCGCCGCCGCCGCGCCCTACGCGGCGTTGCTGACCGGCATTTCGCTGTTCGCGTCGGGCCTGCTGTTCGCGCTGCTCGGCAGATCGGCGCTGCTCGGCGAACGCGGCTGA
- a CDS encoding DMT family transporter, translating into MSLTSRQQGAVTLAAGGLLMGTMGIFVEEARLGALTLVFFRCLFGFLSLAAYCAWKGFFTRAHFTRRTLALALLSGVLMVTQWVGFFDAIHRTSIAVATVVFHVQPFWVVLMGAALFNERLGIDRLGWIATAFVGLVLASGVAAVANLQGHTSYLIGIGEALAGSVLYACVTLIAKGLGELRPHLLTLAQCAVGVLCLPFIAPLTAVHIGPAQWFWLVGMGVLHTGLSYVLIYGALPKLTTPVIAVLLFVYPLTAIVVDAVVYGRALSLPQCIGMALIVVASLGVNLGWPLLSLMRPGGRVRRHAK; encoded by the coding sequence CTGTCCCTCACCTCGCGGCAACAAGGCGCCGTCACGCTGGCAGCCGGCGGCCTGCTGATGGGCACCATGGGCATCTTCGTCGAGGAAGCGCGGCTCGGCGCGCTCACGCTGGTGTTCTTCCGCTGCCTGTTCGGCTTCCTGTCGCTCGCCGCGTACTGCGCATGGAAAGGCTTCTTCACGCGCGCCCATTTCACGCGCCGCACGCTCGCGCTCGCATTGCTCTCGGGCGTGCTGATGGTCACGCAGTGGGTTGGTTTCTTCGACGCGATTCATCGCACCAGCATCGCGGTGGCGACCGTGGTGTTCCACGTGCAGCCGTTCTGGGTCGTGCTGATGGGCGCGGCGCTGTTCAACGAGCGGCTCGGCATCGACCGGCTCGGATGGATCGCGACGGCGTTCGTGGGTCTCGTGCTCGCGTCGGGCGTCGCGGCCGTCGCGAATCTGCAGGGTCACACGAGCTATCTGATCGGGATCGGCGAGGCGCTCGCCGGCTCGGTGCTGTATGCGTGCGTGACGCTGATCGCCAAGGGGCTCGGCGAGTTGCGGCCGCATCTGCTGACGCTCGCGCAGTGCGCGGTCGGCGTGCTGTGCCTGCCGTTCATCGCGCCGCTGACCGCCGTGCATATCGGTCCGGCGCAATGGTTCTGGCTGGTGGGCATGGGCGTGCTGCACACGGGGCTGTCGTACGTGCTGATCTATGGCGCGCTGCCCAAGCTGACCACGCCGGTCATCGCGGTGCTGCTGTTCGTCTATCCGCTGACCGCGATCGTCGTCGATGCGGTGGTGTACGGGCGAGCGCTGTCGCTGCCGCAATGCATCGGGATGGCGTTGATCGTCGTCGCGAGTCTGGGGGTGA